The Choloepus didactylus isolate mChoDid1 chromosome 13, mChoDid1.pri, whole genome shotgun sequence genome contains a region encoding:
- the LOC119507824 gene encoding dynactin subunit 4-like produces MASLLQSEQVLYLVQGEKKVRAPLSQLYFCRYCSELRSLECVSHEVDSHYCPSCLENMPSAEAKLKKNRCANCFDCPGCMHTLSTRATSISTQLPDDPAKTTMKKAYYLACGFCRWTSRDVGMADKSVASGGWQEPENPYTQRMNKLIEYYQQLAQKEKVERDRKKLARRRNYMPLAFSDKYGLGTGLQRPRAGASISTLAGLSLKEGEDQKEIKIEPAQAVDEVEPLPEDYYTRPVNLTEVTTLQQHLLQPDFQPICASQLYPRHKHLLIKRSLRCRKCEHNLSKPEFNPTSIKFKIQLVAVNYIPEVRIMSIPNLRYMKESQVLLTLTNPVENLTHVTLLECEEGDPDNINSTAKVVVPPKELILAGKDAAAEYDELAEPQDFQDDPDIIAFRKANKVGIFIKVTPQREEGEVTVCFKMKHDFKNLAAPIRPIEESDQGTEVIWLTQHVELSLGPLLP; encoded by the coding sequence ATGGCGTCTTTGCTGCAATCAGAGCAGGTTCTCTATCTAGTCCAGGGAGAAAAGAAGGTTCGGGCCCCGCTCTCGCAGCTTTACTTCTGCCGTTATTGCAGTGAGCTGCGGTCGCTGGAATGTGTGTCTCACGAGGTGGACTCCCATTATTGTCCCAGTTGCCTAGAAAATATGCCATCGGCTGAAGCCAAACTGAAAAAGAATAGATGCGCCAATTGCTTTGACTGTCCTGGCTGCATGCATACCCTCTCTACCCGGGCAACAAGTATCTCTACACAGCTCCCAGATGACCCAGCCAAAACCACCATGAAGAAAGCCTATTACCTGGCATGTGGATTTTGTCGCTGGACATCTAGAGATGTGGGCATGGCAGACAAATCTGTGGCTAGTGGTGGTTGGCAAGAACCTGAAAATCCTTACACACAAAGGATGAACAAACTGATTGAATATTACCAGCAGCTTGCTCAGAAAGAGAAGGTTGAACGAGATCGCAAGAAACTAGCACGGCGTCGAAATTATATGCCTCTGGCTTTTTCGGACAAATATGGTCTTGGAACCGGGCTTCAGCGACCACGAGCTGGTGCATCCATCAGTACCCTTGCTGGACTTTCCCTTAAAGAAGGAGAGGACCAAAAAGAGATAAAGATTGAGCCAGCTCAGGCTGTAGATGAAGTGGAACCTCTACCTGAAGACTATTACACAAGACCAGTAAATTTAACAGAAGTAACTACTCTTCAGCAGCACCTCTTACAGCCAGACTTTCAACCAATTTGTGCTTCACAGCTCTATCCTCGCCATAAACATCTTCTGATCAAACGGTCCCTACGTTGCCGGAAATGTGAACATAATTTGAGCAAGCCAGAATTTAATCCAACATCTATCAAATTCAAAATCCAGCTTGTTGCTGTCAATTATATCCCAGAAGTGAGAATCATGTCGATTCCCAACCTTCGCTACATGAAGGAGAGCCAAGTCCTCCTGACTCTTACAAATCCAGTGGAGAACCTCACCCATGTGACGCTGTTGGAATGTGAGGAGGGGGACCCTGATAATATTAACAGCACTGCTAAGGTAGTGGTGCCTCCCAAAGAGCTTATTTTAGCTGGCAAGGATGCAGCAGCAGAATATGATGAGTTGGCAGAACCCCAGGACTTTCAGGATGACCCTGACATTATAGCTTTCAGAAAGGCCAACAAAGTGGGTATTTTCATCAAAGTGACCCCACAACGTGAGGAGGGTGAAGTGACCGTGTGCTTTAAGATGAAGCATGATTTTAAAAACCTGGCAGCCCCCATCCGCCCCATCGAAGAAAGTGACCAGGGCACAGAAGTCATCTGGCTCACGCAGCATGTGGAACTCAGCTTGGGCCCACTTCTTCCCTGA